One Nyctibius grandis isolate bNycGra1 chromosome 26, bNycGra1.pri, whole genome shotgun sequence DNA window includes the following coding sequences:
- the FKBP10 gene encoding peptidyl-prolyl cis-trans isomerase FKBP10, which produces MAPGRLVLLLSVLGAPALGDPGPLEDVVIDRYSIPKICLREVQMGDFVRYHYNGTFKDGKKFDSSYDRGATVAGVVGVGRLITGMDRGLLGMCVNERRHLIVPPHLGYGSIGVAGLIPPDATLYFDVVVLDIWNKKDKLQVTTLSRPERCNRTVENSDFVRYHYNGTLLDGTPFDSSYSKDSTYDTYVGTGWLIKGMDQGLLGMCAGEKRSIIIPPFLAYGEKGYGTVIPPQASLVFSVLLVDFHNPKDGVFLEHLEVPESCKRRAVTGDFVRYHYNGTLVDGTLFDSSYSRNHTYDTYIGKGYIIPGMDQGLQGVCVGERRRVVVPPHLAYGENGAGDKIPGSAVLIFDVHIIDFHNPADPVEIETVYRPEGCNVTTRDRDFVRYHYNCSLLDGTRLFSSHDYEKPQEVTLGTNKVIEGLNSGLLNMCAGERRVLIVPPHLGHGESGARGVPGSAVLRFEVELVSVEEGVPEGYLFIWHGEPPANLYEQMDLNKDGEIPAEEFSAFIKTQVAEGKGRLMPSSDPEKVIADMFKNQDRNQDGKITSEELKLKSDEDQEKIHEEL; this is translated from the exons ATGGCCCCCGGCCGCCTCGTCCTGCTCCTGAGCGTCCTGGGGGCCCCGGCGCTGGGCGACCCCGGCCCCCTGGAAGACGTGGTGATAGACAGATACTCTATCCCCAAAATCTGCCTGCGGGAAGTCCAGATGGGGGATTTCGTTCGCTACCACTACAACGGGACCTTTAAAGATGGCAAAAAGTTTGACTCCAG CTACGACCGAGGGGCCACGGTGGCCGGCGTGGTGGGCGTCGGGCGGCTGATCACTGGCATGGACCGGGGGCTGCTGGGCATGTGTGTGAACGAGCGGCGTCACCTCATCGTGCCCCCGCACCTGGGCTACGGCAGCATCGGTGTGG CGGGGCTGATCCCCCCAGACGCCACCTTGTACTTCGACGTCGTCGTGCTGGACATCTGGAACAAGAAGGACAAGCTGCAGGTCACCACCCTCTCCAGGCCCGAGCGCTGCAACCGCACCGTGGAGAACTCGGACTTCGTGCGGTACCACTACAACGGCACGCTGCTGGACGGCACCCCCTTCGACTCCAG ctacagcaaggacagcacctACGACACCTACGTGGGCACTGGCTGGCTGATCAAGGGCATGGACCAGGGGCTGCTGGGCATGTGCGCCGGGGAGAAGAGGAGCATCATCATCCCCCCGTTCCTCGCCTACGGGGAGAAGGGCTACG GGACCGTGATCCCACCGCAGGCCTCGCTGGTGTTCAGCGTGCTGCTGGTGGACTTCCACAACCCCAAGGACGGCGTCTTCCTGGAGCACCTGGAGGTGCCGGAGTCCTGCAAGCGCAGGGCTGTGACCGGGGACTTTGTCCGCTACCACTACAACGGCACGCTGGTGGACGGGACGCTCTTCGACTCCAG CTACTCCCGCAACCACACCTACGACACCTACATCGGGAAGGGCTACATCATCCCCGGCATGGACCAGGGCCTGCAGGGGGTCTGCGTGGGCGAGAGGCGGCGCGTGGTCGTCCCCCCACACCTGGCCTACGGGGAGAACGGAGCAG GGGACAAAATTCCCGGCTCGGCCGTGCTCATCTTCGACGTCCACATCATCGACTTCCACAACCCCGCGGACCCGGTGGAGATCGAGACCGTGTACCGGCCCGAGGGCTGCAACGTCACCACCCGCGACAGAGACTTCGTCCGCTACCACTACAACTGCTCCTTGCTGGACGGCACCAGGCTCTTCTCCTC CCACGACTACGAGAAGCCCCAGGAGGTGACTCTGGGGACCAACAAGGTGATCGAGGGCCTCAACAGCGGCCTCCTCAACATGTGCGCGGGGGAGAGGCGGGTGCTCATCGTCCCCCCGCACCTGGGCCACGGGGAGAGCGGAG CCCGGGGGGTGCCCGGCAGCGCCGTGCTCCGCTTCGAGGTGGAGCTGGTCTCGGTGGAGGAGGGGGTTCCCGAGGGCTACCTCTTCATCTGGCACGGGGAGCCGCCGGCGAACCTCTACGAGCAGATGGACCTGAACAAGGACGGGGAGATCCCCGCCGAGGAG TTCTCCGCCTTCATCAAGACGCAGGTGGCGGAAGGGAAGGGCCGCCTCATGCCCAGCTCCGACCCGGAGAAAGTCATCGCCGACATGTTCAAGAACCAGGACCGCAACCAGGACGGGAAGATCACCTCCGAGGAGCTGAAGCTGAAGTCGGACGAGGACCAGGAGAAGATCCACGAGGAGCTCTGA